In Pseudomonadota bacterium, the DNA window ACATGGACGCTGTCGAGTACGAGAGACAGCGAGGTGGGCCAAGGTGTGAAGCGACACGTCGTGATTTCAGCGAGATTTCAGCATCAAGCGATAGTGTAGGCCAATGATTGCTGCAGTCGCTCCTCGCCCTCCCGCTCAGCCTGCTCCTCGAACCTCCGCACCGCAGGCCATCGATGGTCTTGCAGGTCTGCCTGCGCTCGACGCCTCGCGTCAGGGGGTGGTGCGTGCGTTCGTTGTTGAGAGCCAGTCGGCAGAGGGACGAGCGCTCAAGGTTGAAGCGCTGAAGCACCTTCTTGCCGTGCAGCCTGCACTCGATGCGTCGACGATAAGTGCCATTGCAGCGTTTGTGAACGAGAGCAATTCGCTCGACGGGCGTCGTCTCAAGCTCGATGCGCTGCAGCGGCTGTTCATTGCGCAGCCCGCGCTTGATGGTGCCAGGATACGAGCCATCGCGACCTTCGTGAATGAGAGCAATTCGCTCGACGGGCGTCGTCTCAAGCTTGACGCGCTGCCCCGCATCCTTGCCTCGCGGCCAACGCTTGACGCGCCTGCTCTTACGGCAATGGCCTCGTTTGTGAACGAGAGCAATTCGCTCGACGGGCGTCGTCTCAAGCTTGACGCGCTGGCCGAGCTTGCAAAGATGCGGCCGCTTACGGCGGACATGGTGAAGGCGCTCGCGGGAAGTGTCAACGCTGTTACAGAAATCGACAATCGCCGTGCGGTCATCAGCGCAGCGTTGCAGTACATCAAGGGGATGTCGGGGCTCTCTGACGACCAGGTGATTCGCTCCACGCGCTTCATGGGATCATCCACCAACGCAACGACCCGCGCCCAGAAGCAGGAGCTGTTTGATCGGCTGCTTGCGGTGGGGGCATCTTCCGCACTGTTCGACGCGGCGCAGGCCTTCGTCGATGAGAGCAGCAGCGACCTGGGGCGCCAGATGAAGCTGCGCTCGCTGCTGGGGTTGCTGATGCTCAATCAAAGCCTGTCTGTGGTCCAGGTTCAGGCGCTGGCGTCGTTTGTGAACGCGAGCCAAGACATCCCGGGGCGCGCACAGAAGCTGAACGCGGTGAGCGCCATGGCCCAGCGGCGTCCGGATCTCCCTGTTGAGCTGATCAGGGGCACTGCGTTGTACGTGAAAGGGTTGCCAGCGGGGGCACCGCTGCAGTCACGTCTCGATCATGTGATCGGCTTCGTCGAGGCTTTCCCGAAGCTCGACGGCGGACGGGTCGATCTGGCGGTGAAGACCGCCGTGGCCAGCGGATACGGGGCAGTCAACGTCGAGGGTCGCTTCAAGTATGAGGTGCCGATGCTGCACGCTCGCGCACTGCTCGGGCCAGCCGCCACGCGCACACCGCACGCAGCAATGAGCGACGCGTCGATGCCGAGCCTCGATGCGGCCAGCGGGATGAAGCTCTTGCGTGAGATGGAGAGCGATGTTGCCGTGAAGGCAACCGGCGCGGCACTCGGCACCGCCACCGCGATGTCGGCTTTCTTTGCGGCGCGACTCGACGGGGGGCGTGAGGTTCTCTTCAACAAGGAGCCGGAGCTGCGACGGGCCACAGAAAACACGTGCACGTCTACGCGTTCGCGTGTGTCAGTTTTTGCATCAGTCGCTGTGAGTGTGGGCGGCTTGCTTGGCACGCTGGGATCCGCGTTTCATCCTGCGGTAGGCGTGGCCATCGCCGCAGCGGCCTGGACGGTTCTGCCCCGCGTCGTGCACGCCGCATTCGCCTCCAGCGTGAACCGCGACACCGAGGCGCGCATGCGATCGGTGCTCGAGCCGTATCGTCGCGACTGGCAGTCACGTATCGATGATGCCAGAGCCTTGAACCAGGCGGCGCGAGACGCTGTTCTGGCGAGGGTTGCGCCTCCCGTGGGCATATCGGGTATACAAGAGGTGAGCACGTCGGCAGCGCCACAGGCTCTCAGGGTGGAGCAGCAGGGTGACTCCGTGGTGATTGGTGGGATTCGTGTGGAGCGTCGGGTCTGAGAACGACCTCGCACGCCGCCCTGTCTATCCGCGGATAGCGCTCTCTCTTGTTCTCGATACGCTCTCTCGTCTGCGACACCCCGAACCCACCGTGCCTGGCGTGCGGAAGGTTGACACAAGTGCCGCACCTGCCGCGTGAACGTATCTTCTTTGTGCGTCGAAGAAAGCGATTGCAGGGGTGATGTGGTATGCCTGGTCGCGATCTGCAGGCGGTCTTGTTGCTTGCCGACATCTCCGGTTACACCCGCTTCATGCTGAGCAACCGCAAGGCGCGGCTTCACGCCACGGTATTCATCACGCATCTTCTCAGTGCTGTGATCGACGAGGTGCGTGAGCCGCTGGGTGTGATAGAGGTAGAAGGCGACGCCGTCTTCTGCGTGGCCGCTCGAGAGTTTGTGGGCCGACCATGGCCTGAGCTGCGTGCGTCGTTCTCACGTCTGGTGAAAGGTGTCTTCGAGCGGTTCGAACGCGAGCGCGATGCACTCGCAGTCAACAATCCGTGTGGTTGCACAGCCTGCCATAACCTTCTCGAGCTCGACATGAAGCTCATCGTTCACACGGGTGAGGTGACGCGCACTGATCTGGCGGGGCGTGTGGGCTACGCAGGGGTCGATGTCATCTGGGCGCACCGTCTGCTCAAGAATCACGTGAATGCGAAGCGCTACGTGCTGTTTACCCGCCCGGCCTTCGATCTGCTCGAGCAGGGCTCGAATCTTGATGTGAGGTCGCTGACTGAGACTGATGAAGAGCTCGGCACGATGGAGGTGCTCGTTCACGAGCCTGCGTGCACGACGCAGCGACCTCCATTCAATCTCGTTCGGTGTGTGGCGCAGGGATTCTGGTTGGCGTGGCGCACCCTGCTGCTCTTCCTCGGGATGCGGCCGGCGAATCGGTTCGAAGGCCACTGATGGTCGACCGGTGGCCGCTTCCGCGTCGAGAGTCGACAAGTCTGCCGTCGACTTTCTCGTGGGTAATGACGAGACTGAGGAATGCGTCAAACAGCGATCAACGCGACGCGGTCGAAGAGAGAAACCGGGCTTTCGTGAACGGCTCTACTGTTCAACGGCCGCTGCCATCACCCCTCAGCGCTCAGTAGCCGCGCGCATGCCCTGTCAGCACGGAGAGTGAGAGCCGACCCGGGTGCTCTGCCGCTCAGCTTCGGGAGGACGCTTCTTCGGAAGCGTGCGCTGCGGGCAGCCTGCTCAGCAGCTCGGCGAGTGCCGCGCTGAGCGCCACTTCGCCTCTGCCCCAGGTGGTGCAGATCATCGAAGTCGAGGCGCAGAGCACGACGACCCCGGCTGCATTCAGCGTGCCGGTGAGCACGATGAGAGTCGACCCGAATGTCACGTTTTGGCCACATGGTCACATCGCTGGGGACTCCCACGCGGTTGAGCAGAGCGGTGAGTTCGTGTGCCGGTACTTCCACGCAGAGGTCAAGCCGTACCCGACCCTGGGGCAGCCGTACTTCTTTCTCATGACCGGAAAAGACCCGGCAGGGCATATGCATCCGGCGTTCGAGCGGGTTCCCAACGGGATGTCCACCCCTTCGGTGGGTGGCGACATGCACGTCGCTCGCGGGCATCGGTCTGGAGAGGTCCACACCGCGCTCATCACGCGTGTCGATGAGACGGAGGTGACCGTTCTTCAGGCCCATGTACCGCTGACCGTATTGGGGGTTGACCTCAACTTCGTCGGGTTGAGCCGATATGTGCTCAACTTCGTCGGGTTGAGCCGATATGTGCTCAACTTCGTCGGGTTGAGCCGATTTGTGCTCAACTGCGTCGGGTTGAGCCGATATGTGCTCAACTGCGTCGGGTTGAGCCGATATGTGCTCAACTTCGTCGGGTTGAGCCGATATGTGCTCAACTTCGTCGGGTTGAGCCGATATGTGCTCAACTTCGTCGGGTTGAGCCGATATGTGCTCAACT includes these proteins:
- a CDS encoding DUF2652 domain-containing protein; protein product: MPGRDLQAVLLLADISGYTRFMLSNRKARLHATVFITHLLSAVIDEVREPLGVIEVEGDAVFCVAAREFVGRPWPELRASFSRLVKGVFERFERERDALAVNNPCGCTACHNLLELDMKLIVHTGEVTRTDLAGRVGYAGVDVIWAHRLLKNHVNAKRYVLFTRPAFDLLEQGSNLDVRSLTETDEELGTMEVLVHEPACTTQRPPFNLVRCVAQGFWLAWRTLLLFLGMRPANRFEGH